In Canis lupus familiaris isolate Mischka breed German Shepherd chromosome 15, alternate assembly UU_Cfam_GSD_1.0, whole genome shotgun sequence, the genomic stretch CCCTAGTATAACTCAAAGGTTTTATTCTACTTTCACACCTGATTGATGGTTTTATTCTGTATAGAATTCTaggtcaagggatgcctgggtggcttagtgtttgagtgtctacctttggctcaggaggatatcctggagtcttggggtccagtcccacattgggctccctgtggggagcctgcttctccctctgcctctgtctctctctctgtatgtctctcatgaataaataaataaaatctttttaaaaataaagaaaaagaattctaggccgaaaataatttttctactgTATAGAAGGGCCCAGTGTTGTTATTGAATACTCTAATGCATTTGGATTTTGTATACTTTCTGTgacctgtatttttttctgtctccctcaaatattttataatcttctcAATCTCTAGGGTGATAAAATTGCATAATAATGTGCCTTAGTTATTGTTTTCTCATCACCAGAGTGGGCACTCAGTACACCTTTTGTATCTGGAGATTTTAACCTTGctataggttttcttttcattgtgtcttttaaattctcccctctgtcttctctgttctCCTGGAACAAATATGAGTTGAATGTTTTAACTCTTGACTtgatttttcatactttttcctatttttcatttcttcatttttaaaaaattctgctttcCTGAAGATTTTTTGACTCTTTCAACCCTCTATTGATTTGtcttgattttattcattattctttcttttatttagttccccaaaataattattttatttttctaaaaatatcatgTTCTCATCTCAGGATTGCCCTCTATTGATTTGACTTAATTTTActtattactctttttatttagtttccaaaacactttttattggttttttaagTATCATGTTCTCATTTCAGGAttgcaaatattctctctggTCAATACGGAGatatcagtggttttcaaagtgagATTTTTTCTGCTTTATCTAGGATTCCACCAAATCCCCTTTGGCCTTCCTAAagtctcactttttattttaactgtctTATGTGTATTAAAGAGTTCAGCACCAAAACCTTGCCCAAAAGATCTGGATCGATAGACCAGGGCTTACTAATCAGTAGGCTTCTGGTCAGGGTTCTTGCAGAGAGGCAGCCTTTCTATTTGTGATCTCCAAaggcagaacatgaaagacttttctttaatataatttaatttcttaatgcaAAGATGTCAGTATTTTCTTTGTGAAGAGTATGCCTGTGTGAGCACCTGGGAGTGAGGGGAGATTAGAGAAGATGGGAGACTGAACAattccttcctcttcatcttcctaTTACTAGTCCTAAACCCCACCATCTTCCTTATGTGGTGTCCTGGCATCTCAAACACGTCAAGGATTCTGGGAGATAAATCTGTCTATTTCTCTTCAGAATCTACTCTAGTATTAGCCTTTTCTAGTAGACAAATCAGTGATTACacctttgtcttctcttttcaaaTACTTGTTGGAATCTTTTATCTGCAGAATCTAACTTCTGTCTTCTTGTCTTTGTTACTGTGAATCTAAACTTGTTCCccctttgtttttattgtcttatttagACCTTAGGGGGAAGAGGGAAAACTAATGGAGCCCACAAATTTAATTACAAGTCCagtgtacttatttttttaaataggtattaATAAAAAGGATAGAATGATCCCTTTTTGCCAAAGAAAggtaatatgaaaataataaggaaatccAACAAAATATCAGTAGAGATCATGTATGGAAGGCCTGAATGCAGAGAAACCATTTTAAACAGTTTTCAAAAGTCTCCCTCAGCAGCTACTGTCAACATTATAGTATCCACTCCCAGTGAAAAACAGAAACTGGTAAATGTAATATTTCAGTGGGGTCACCATGAATAATGTCATGTCTCTGCtactaaggaaaaaagaacaatagaCATTGGGGTAAGAATGAGCAGACTCTGTTAAGAATATCTATTGTGCCTCCAGCTACGGACCATATACAAGGAGTGGAAAAGAAGATACATTATTTATATCCTTAATAAATTgtaataaagacataaaatccactaacagaaagaaaacagaaaaaaaataataagtgttagATACTATTTTATGAACTATATGGAGATATGATTAAggcacacaaaaaataaatgtcgGATGAAAATAATAAGGACagaattattgaaagatatgagtcaTACAACAAGATCTAAAATTTcctcaaggggtacctgggtggctcagtcatgttcttggggtcctggaatcgagtcccacattaggatccccacagggagcctgcctctccctctggctgtgtctctggctctttctctgtgtctctcatgaataataaatgaataaataaataaataaataaataataagtaagtaagtaagtaagtaaataaataaataaataaataaataaataaataaaacattttctcaaaatgatATTGCCTTTTCTGAGGTACCGAGGCTACTCAGTTATTCTCTGACCTAAGACCAAATGGAAAAGAGAATCCAtttagtcctttttaaaaattgaaaataaagtttaaccAAAAATGTATAATACAAGAACATCTCCTTGGCTTAGTTCAAATGTGAattcattttagtttctttaatgAATCTATTCCGTGtgttgcaaaaataaataaggataacTTTCAGCAAAAATAATATACTACTGGGAGAATAGAAAGTATTCCATTTTCCcaatatgttcattaaaaaattgcTCCacaccaaatatataaaatgttcccTTTTTCCCTATTGTACAAAAAACATTCTTTGGACAGTTTGTGAATTTACACTAACATCTTAATTGTATATAGTGTAAATTTCTATGTAATCATTTCTGTATTTGTTATTCTGTATCTCCATTACCTCTTTATGAATCCATATGCCCTACCATATTATGTGATATTTTTGGGGAAAgactaggaaagaaaaatgggaaaaaagaagaaaagagggaaaggacaagagaggaagagaaagaagaaagagaggatggCAGGGAGACAAGGAGGCAGTTTCTGGGGAGTTACACTTCTGTTTTTAACATAAATGGTCTGATTCCTCAGAGATATATTTCTCTTATAACCTCATTCTAAATCATTCATTATAGCTTAAGAAAGCATAATTTGAATTGAAGGGATCTAAAGCAATTAAATGAGACACTGGGTGGACGTGTTTACTCTCCTACTCTAAAAGTGAGAAAAGATTAGATCTTGACAGTATGGAAAGGTCTATGTTTAGTccacctcaaaaaataaaatgaaaatagactcaCGTTATTGCCTGTTAAGTGAAAAGTACAAGATAGCTAAATTTTAGGAactatttcttaaaatcattAATAAGTTTCAGACCACACTAAAGGTATCAGCTCACTCTATGATTTTGCAATTCTGATGAGCTATCCCTCCTACTTTTCCTTCAAGGAGACCATGTGACTCCATATCTGTTTCATGGCATTCTTTACATCCTCATTCCTCAGAGTATAGATGAGCGGGTTCAGCATTGGGGTGATGGTAGTATAGAACACAGACACAGCCTTATCCAGGGGGAAAGTGGTGGATGGTCGGaggtaaataaagaaacaagggaCAAAGAAGAACATTACTACAGTGAAATGAGACCCGCAGGTAGAAAGAGCCTTGCGCCGGCTCTCTGAAGACCTCTTGCGAAGACTAAAGAGAATGACAGTGTAGGAGGCCAGAAGAATGAGGAAGCACCCTAGAGCAATGAGACCACTGTTGACAATCACCAACATATTTACCAGGGTTGTATCAGCACAGGCAAGTTTTAGGACTGGGTGGACATCACAGAGGTAGTGGTCAATGACCTGATTATGGCAGAAAGGCAGCTGAAAGGTCAGGAGGGTCTGAACAAAGGAATGACCCAGCACTCCCAGCCAGGACAGTGATGCCAGCACGATACAAGCATTGGCACTCATGATGGTCGTATAACGGAGAGGCTGGCAGATGGCAGCATAACGGTCAAAAGCCATAACAGTCAAGACAAAAATCTCAGCACAACCAAAAAAGTGGAAGGTAAACATCTGAGTTACACAGCCCCAGTAGGAAATGGTCTTTTTCTCAGAAACAAAGTCTGCAATCATCTTGGGTGCTGTGGCTGAGGAATAGGCAATGTCCACAAAGGACGGGTTACtgaggaagaaatacatgggtGTGTGGAGCCGGGGATCAGAGAAGACCATAAGTAGAATGAGCAGGTTTCCCACCATGATCACGATGTAGAAGAAGAGGAACAAGGCAAAGAACATCAGCTgcattccaggatcctgggagagGCCTAGGAATATAAACTCAGTGACTTGACCCAGGTGATACTGGTTGGATGGCTCTGGTTCTCtgcaagaataaataaatatcgtAAGCCACTGTAAGCACGGTGGGCAGGAGCAGTCTCATGGAAATACTTAAGGGATGCTAAATATAGTAGAGGAAGCTTTTTGCATCTCTTGTACACAGTTAATGGATGTTTTTCTCACCATTAATTATCTTACCACATCATTGACTCACATTGGATTTTCTGTTACACTTTAACTATCATTCTTTTCTCAAGGGTTAAATGTGGGTAAGAATAGTACACACCATTTAAGTGGTATAAGGATCACCTGTGAAGCACTATGCACATGTCACACTATAAGTGAATATATCATTATCATCACCCATCTTCATGACTGGAGAACATGCtgaatggaagaaggaagaagcctGGGAAGGAGTCATCCTAGGACACCGATATCCTTACTATGTTCATCTCCTAATTTCCAGGTATATGTATTTCCATGTGCTTCATGTTTAGAAAAAGTATCGAGTGCTGACACCCACATTCTCAAGTATGTTCTTGGGCTAGAGTAGTACCAGAATATAGTCCAGATTTTTGAATGGCTCACTTTAGGGGTTCAAGCAAGGATACCCAAAGACATTTGGGCAGTTGCTATATTCTTCCTGAATAGTGACAATCTCAATTTTATCTGGGGTCTCTTCGGGAGCCTCTAAAATTAATCCAAGTCTAAGACCCAAGATCTTCTACTCTCTTCACtgggagaaagagcacaggacTTAAAGATAGAACAATAAGGCCTGACTCAACAGCTCTGACTCTTACAGGCTGTGTCATCCTAACACAAGTTTCCTCACTTCTGTTAACTTCAGAGTCCTCCCCTGGGAAAGAATAATGCCCCCATGTAATGATCAAATTAATTAATGGACATAAAAGCAACAAGTTACCAGTCAATCTAAGTCATAATCATTTCAGTGAAAGAACTTCAGAAGCATCACTATCAAACGTCTGAACACTGTGGGCCAGGGCCTGTATGGGATGGATCATTTCCACAGGTCTGTCCAGGTTCTTTAGGTCAAATTCGGTCTCTCGGATAACACCAAAGAACATATACTAGTGATACTGGTGTTAAAGAAATAAGATTGCTCCCTTATTTGACTCCATAAGCCCcactaaattatttcaaataaaacaaatagcaagacTGAAACTCCCTGAAATCCTCAGGGAAACAGATTCAGTCTTAGTTTCCTCTGTGAACAACATGCAAGGAGAGGAGAGCAAATACTCTGGATCTCTTTCCTAACAGGAAGTTGCATCCCACGGAAAACTCTTTGTGCCATAGCATCCTTGACATCAATATTCCTCACAGAGACATTATGACACGTGTACACGTTTTCATGTCTCTGGTTACTTGACATCATTTTATTACCTGTCAATCCTTTGAACTTTTACCTATAGAAACACTTAAAGTCCCAATTTATCCTGTTCCTCTGATTGTCCACAACTGAAGAAATAACTTGCTATTTATGGAACTAAGAGATAAGGAATAATACATTGAGTAGGTAAAGTCTTGAAAAATTCTGCACATGTATAGATGTAACACAACACAGACTATTTAAGGTACCATCTCTATCATCTTCTACATTTCACACAgcaccaatatttatttattctttcaactgataaatatatttttaaagattttatttatgtattcatgagagacagagagagagagagagagagagagagagagagagagagagagagaggcagagacacaggcagaaggagaagcaggatccctgctgggagccctacgtgggacctgatcacgggaccccaggatcacggcctgggctaaaggtggaattaaaccgctgagctccccgggctgcccacaactgtaaatatttgtggagcaCATTCTCTGCATCTGGTATTGTGCTGTGAACATAAAAAGATAGATCAAACCCGATACCTGTCACAAAGccatttatttagagaaatatCTTGAAGAGACGTTCTCAAATCCTCTTTAGACTGGGCCATAACTTATACAAAATCCTAcccttatataaatgaaaattcctTCGTGATCACCTGACTTCCTTCCACTCACCTAACCACTGGTGAAAGTAGTGCACAGAGGAAACTGAATTACCTAGGCTGCACTGTTCGTGTAAAGCTAGAACTAAATTCCAATGGAAATAATAGTGATACACACTTTAAACTACAGTAAACTATTTCCTAAATTACTTATAATTATTAGAACAGATGTTGTTAAGTGGATGAAGACTTTAAACATTCCATTTTTATCCCTGAATATGATTTGAATCAATGAAAGTTGCCCTCACCTGTCTCCCTGGTCGTTAACTGATCATTACAGATGGGAAACTTACTCTGGCCATCTTCTGGAGTGTGGTCCCACGACATGGATTTGGGCAACTGGAGATCTTCCTGGATTAATAAAGCTTTCTGGGATGGAACTGGGATCTCTAGTTAGATATTCACACTAAAAGACCAAAATCTGTATAGTGATGCTTCTCTTATGCGTGTGTCGCATTTCACAGAAAGATTACACCTGGAGCCTGAGAAGGGGTCCTACattacttgttctctctctctgtctctctctctctctctctttatcaggATTCTATGACCTTATAGCTATGCCTTGGCTTCTGATCTGGATTGCAAGGCTCTATTTCTATATTCCTGATGCCAAGAGAAACTGTCAGCAATGTGTATGCATCATCCCAGCCCGAGGGAATGGCTAGCTAGGTGATTAGGTAGCGATCTGGAGAGGATTGTGAAACAAAGAAAGTGCAAGTATAATTCCCACTAGGTAACcccttttaaaactttattgaagGCTACTTGGTAAATTACTAGTTAAAAATATGCAGGCCATTTTTAGAGCTTTACATTATTTACTCAAAGTTGGTATAAAGGAAGGTAGttgatgctcagtatcactataTTGGACCACTAGCCCAAGAATACTAAGTTTATAAAACtattaatctgtttttcttttaaaatttcatttttaattgctgAAACTCAAGTAcacaagaaaatgttttaaattagtgGCACAGTAAACATACTGCCTTGTCCTATTACCTACTGAATGAATTTCTAAGGATTTAGCTTAAGAGGGCTTGAGAAGAATCAAGGATTAAACCTCTGtgaccttttagttttgttgactgtttcttttgctgtgcagaagctttttatcctgagtaagtcccaataattcatttttcctttcgtttcccttgccttcatagatgtatcttgcaagaagttgctgtggccaagttcaaaaagggagttccctgtgttcttctctaggattttgatagattcttgtatcacatttagatctttcatccattttgaatgtatctttgtgtctggtgtaagagaatggtctagtttcattcttctgcatgtggctgtccaattttcctgaaaccagttattgaagagactgtcctttttccagtggatactctttcccactttgtcaaatattatttgatcatagagttgagggcccatttctgggttctgtattctttttttttttttttatgatagtcacacagagagagagagaggcagagacacaggcagagggagaagcaggctccatgcaccgggagcccgatgtgggattcgatcccgggcctccaggatcgcgccccgggccaaaggcaggcgctaaaccgctgcgccacccagggatccctgggttctgtattctgttccattgatctgtgtgtctgtttttgtgctagtaccacactgtcttgttgatcacagctttgtactaaaagacaacctacaaaataggagaagatatttgtaagcAATATATCAGATaatgggctagtatccaagatctataaagaactgatcaaactcaacacccaagaaacaaacaatccaatcatgaaataggcaaaaagacataaacagaaatctcaccgaagaagacatacacatggccaacaagcacaaaagaaaatgctccacatcacttaccatcagggaaatacaaatcaaaaccacaatgagatcccacctcacaccagtgagaatggggaaaattaacaaggcaggaaaccacaaatgttggagaggatgtggaggaggaggaaccctcttgcactgttggtgggaatgtgacctggtgcagccactctggaaaactgtgtggaggttcctcaaagagttaaaaatagatctgtcctatgacccagcaattgcactgctgaggctttaccccaaagatacagatgcagtgaaataccgggacccctgcaccccgatgtttatagcagcaatgtccacaatagccacactgtggaaggagcctcggtgtccatccactgatgactggataatgaagatgtggtctatgtatacagtggaatattactcagccatcagaaaggatgaatactcaccatttactttgacgtggatggaactggagggtatggtGCTAAGTttagtaagtcaattggagaaggacaatcatcagatggtctcactcatacagagaatataaaaaatagtgaaagggattataggggaaaggagagaaaatggatggTAAAATTAGAGaaggtgacaaagc encodes the following:
- the OR4H12B gene encoding olfactory receptor family 4 subfamily H member 12B, giving the protein MQLMFFALFLFFYIVIMVGNLLILLMVFSDPRLHTPMYFFLSNPSFVDIAYSSATAPKMIADFVSEKKTISYWGCVTQMFTFHFFGCAEIFVLTVMAFDRYAAICQPLRYTTIMSANACIVLASLSWLGVLGHSFVQTLLTFQLPFCHNQVIDHYLCDVHPVLKLACADTTLVNMLVIVNSGLIALGCFLILLASYTVILFSLRKRSSESRRKALSTCGSHFTVVMFFFVPCFFIYLRPSTTFPLDKAVSVFYTTITPMLNPLIYTLRNEDVKNAMKQIWSHMVSLKEK